In a single window of the Desulfobacterales bacterium genome:
- a CDS encoding FeS-binding protein — protein sequence MKTTAASLAQSNSQNRSLQLLYALTVFLMALTGFGQMPIYKRYYLSDIPGFGWLANFWTTRYVHYIGAAMLLAIVAYMIVEYVILIRAQRKISFSGYLRGALLLGILLTGICFVIKNFAVFVFSPEFIIALNLSHLGFVMAFLLANLYCLVFKKQWTNAR from the coding sequence ATGAAAACAACCGCCGCCTCGCTCGCTCAATCAAACAGCCAAAATCGATCGCTGCAGCTCTTATATGCCCTGACCGTTTTTTTGATGGCGTTAACCGGATTCGGTCAGATGCCGATTTACAAGCGCTACTACCTGTCCGATATTCCCGGATTTGGCTGGCTGGCCAATTTTTGGACCACCCGCTATGTGCATTATATAGGGGCTGCCATGCTGCTGGCGATTGTCGCTTATATGATCGTTGAGTACGTCATCTTAATTCGAGCGCAACGCAAAATATCCTTCAGTGGTTATCTGCGCGGGGCATTGCTGCTGGGTATCTTGCTGACCGGAATATGTTTTGTGATTAAAAATTTTGCCGTGTTCGTCTTTTCTCCCGAATTTATCATTGCTTTAAACCTAAGCCATCTGGGTTTTGTCATGGCATTTTTGCTGGCCAACCTGTATTGTCTGGTTTTTAAAAAACAGTGGACAAATGCCCGCTAA
- a CDS encoding dihydrofolate reductase: protein MHMRISLIAAMAKNRVIGRQGDIPWKIPGEQKMFKKITLGHTVIMGRKTFESLKQPLPQRTNIVVTRQQDYVAAGCIVVHDLAQALSSCPQGEDEAFICGGGQLYELAFTMADRIYLTVIPRDIDGDTFFPEIPASEFKTIESKTIATPGIEPYDFYIYERINPDATVADG from the coding sequence ATGCACATGAGGATCTCGCTGATTGCGGCGATGGCCAAGAACCGTGTGATAGGGCGGCAGGGCGATATTCCCTGGAAAATACCCGGGGAGCAGAAGATGTTTAAAAAGATCACGCTGGGTCATACGGTGATTATGGGAAGAAAAACCTTCGAATCCCTCAAACAGCCTCTTCCCCAAAGAACCAATATCGTCGTTACGCGCCAACAGGATTATGTTGCCGCTGGGTGTATCGTCGTGCATGACCTTGCACAGGCATTAAGCAGCTGCCCGCAGGGGGAAGATGAAGCGTTTATTTGCGGTGGCGGGCAGTTGTACGAGCTTGCCTTTACCATGGCCGACCGCATTTATTTGACCGTTATCCCCAGAGATATCGACGGCGATACCTTTTTTCCGGAAATACCCGCATCTGAATTTAAGACCATTGAATCTAAAACGATTGCAACACCCGGAATTGAACCCTACGATTTTTATATTTATGAGCGCATCAACCCAGATGCCACAGTTGCTGATGGCTAA
- the feoB gene encoding ferrous iron transport protein B: MAPTVALAGNPNAGKTTLFNELTGSRQHVGNYPGVTVEKKEGTYVRDGFRLHIVDLPGTYSLTAYSLEEVVARDFLVNQKPEVVINIVDASNLERNLYLAIQFLEMGIPICIALNMIDVAKKRGIKVNAEKLSSLLGIPVVPTVARTGRGKKELMASAARIIGENNEFYPLKISYGADIDPVLSEMEKEIADKHFLTDTYQARWIALKYMESDEQILTLGRKADADLSSRLEERVRKVSRHLQNTLDTYPEAMIADQRYGYIKSILKQGVIHHKYDRNRLYSSDRIDKVLTNRFVGPLIMLAVIAGLYHFTFTYSEVPVGLMESFFGWLGSTATAVLPEGLLQSLIVSGIIDGVGGVLGFVPLIMFMFFGIAILEDSGYLARVAFMLDRIFRIFGLHGSSVMAFIVSGGIAGGCAVPGVMATRTLKSPRERLATLLTVPFMNCGAKLPIFALLIAAFFAKYEALIMFLITLGAWGGALLVAKLLRVTVIKGAPTPFVMELPPYRMPTFKGLAIHTWERTWQYIKKAGTVILGLSIVLWAMMTFPGLPETKLAEFEKQRQIEIRKALPAAANELDATDDNTELSPAARDLKQRLQSIDALEAEAGLRGSIAGRIGTALEVVSKWAGFDWRTNIALVGGFAAKEVVVSTLGTAYSLGEVDPEQSGSLSDTLARKPGWSPLMAIGLIVFTMFYSPCFVSVVCISREAGSWKWGAFAMLFNTVLAFLLAVLIFQIGSALGIMVN; this comes from the coding sequence ATGGCACCAACGGTAGCTCTGGCCGGTAATCCGAACGCCGGCAAGACAACACTATTTAATGAGTTGACCGGATCACGACAGCACGTTGGAAATTATCCGGGCGTGACGGTTGAAAAGAAAGAAGGCACCTATGTGCGCGACGGGTTCAGGTTGCACATTGTGGATCTTCCCGGCACGTACTCGCTGACTGCCTACTCACTTGAAGAAGTGGTGGCGCGCGATTTTTTGGTCAACCAGAAACCGGAAGTGGTCATCAATATCGTGGATGCCTCCAACCTGGAGCGCAATCTGTACCTGGCCATCCAGTTTTTGGAAATGGGTATCCCGATCTGCATTGCCCTTAACATGATCGATGTGGCCAAAAAGCGCGGCATCAAGGTGAATGCCGAAAAACTTTCATCTCTGTTGGGTATACCTGTGGTTCCGACTGTGGCACGCACCGGCCGGGGCAAAAAAGAGCTCATGGCCAGCGCCGCCCGGATCATCGGTGAAAACAATGAATTCTATCCCTTGAAAATTTCCTATGGCGCGGATATCGATCCGGTGCTGTCTGAAATGGAAAAAGAAATTGCCGACAAACACTTTTTGACCGACACCTATCAAGCCCGCTGGATTGCCTTAAAATACATGGAAAGTGATGAACAAATCCTGACCCTTGGCCGAAAGGCCGATGCCGATCTTTCCAGCCGGCTGGAAGAGCGGGTGCGTAAGGTTTCCCGCCATTTGCAGAATACCCTCGACACTTATCCTGAAGCCATGATTGCCGACCAGCGCTACGGATATATCAAATCAATACTTAAGCAGGGAGTGATCCACCACAAATACGACCGTAACCGGCTTTACAGTTCGGACCGAATCGACAAGGTATTGACCAATCGCTTTGTGGGCCCCCTGATCATGCTGGCGGTCATTGCCGGGCTTTATCATTTTACGTTTACCTACAGTGAGGTGCCGGTGGGATTGATGGAAAGTTTTTTCGGCTGGTTGGGGTCAACGGCGACGGCTGTTTTACCCGAGGGATTGCTGCAATCATTGATTGTATCGGGTATCATTGATGGTGTCGGTGGCGTTCTGGGTTTTGTGCCCCTAATCATGTTTATGTTCTTCGGTATTGCCATCCTGGAGGACTCCGGTTACCTGGCCCGGGTGGCTTTCATGCTGGATCGCATATTTCGCATTTTTGGCCTGCACGGCAGCTCAGTGATGGCCTTTATCGTATCCGGCGGGATTGCCGGGGGCTGTGCGGTACCGGGAGTGATGGCGACCCGTACACTCAAGTCGCCGCGCGAACGTTTGGCGACCTTGTTGACGGTGCCATTTATGAACTGTGGTGCCAAATTACCCATATTTGCCCTGCTGATTGCTGCCTTTTTTGCAAAATATGAGGCACTTATTATGTTTTTGATTACCCTTGGCGCCTGGGGAGGGGCGCTGCTGGTTGCCAAGCTGCTGCGCGTCACCGTCATCAAAGGCGCGCCGACACCATTTGTAATGGAGCTGCCGCCCTACCGTATGCCGACCTTTAAAGGCCTGGCTATTCATACCTGGGAACGCACCTGGCAATATATCAAAAAGGCCGGCACCGTCATTTTAGGATTGTCGATTGTGCTGTGGGCGATGATGACTTTTCCCGGATTGCCAGAGACCAAGCTTGCTGAATTTGAAAAGCAACGCCAGATAGAAATACGCAAGGCGTTGCCTGCGGCAGCCAATGAACTGGATGCAACCGACGATAACACTGAACTTTCGCCGGCCGCGCGCGACCTTAAACAAAGGCTGCAAAGCATCGATGCCCTTGAAGCCGAAGCTGGCTTGCGCGGCTCAATTGCCGGCCGCATCGGGACTGCGCTGGAAGTTGTTTCGAAATGGGCCGGTTTTGACTGGCGCACCAATATCGCCCTGGTCGGCGGATTTGCCGCCAAAGAAGTGGTGGTGTCAACTCTGGGTACCGCTTATTCACTGGGTGAGGTGGATCCGGAGCAGAGCGGATCGTTATCAGATACGCTGGCCAGGAAGCCCGGCTGGTCGCCGCTGATGGCCATCGGCCTGATTGTGTTTACCATGTTTTATTCGCCCTGTTTTGTTTCAGTGGTCTGCATTTCAAGGGAAGCTGGCTCCTGGAAGTGGGGAGCGTTTGCCATGCTTTTTAATACAGTGCTGGCATTTCTATTAGCGGTACTCATCTTTCAAATCGGATCCGCCCTGGGGATTATGGTGAATTAA
- a CDS encoding ion transporter: MSPTNARSPWRLKVHEVIFEADTPAGKWFDVLLIVAILASVLLVMLDSVSVVQKSYGPILLVGEWIFTILFTIEYILRLMSVGRPGAYATSFYGVVDLMAILPTYLSIFVPGAQYLLVIRILRVLRIFRILKLVQYLGEARMLTQALRASLRKVIVFLIAVLTLVTIFGAFIYLVEDPQHGFTSIPKSIYWAIVTLTTVGYGDISPQTILGQLLSSLIMIIGYGIIAVPTGIVTVELAQAFKRQISTQACPECSAEGHDKDAKYCKYCGSKL, encoded by the coding sequence ATGAGCCCAACAAACGCGCGGAGTCCCTGGCGGCTGAAAGTGCATGAAGTCATTTTTGAAGCCGACACACCGGCCGGGAAATGGTTCGATGTCTTGTTGATTGTGGCTATCCTGGCCAGTGTTCTTTTGGTGATGCTTGACAGTGTCAGCGTTGTTCAAAAATCCTACGGTCCGATTTTACTGGTCGGTGAATGGATTTTTACGATTCTGTTTACCATCGAATATATCCTGCGACTGATGAGCGTGGGGCGCCCGGGAGCCTATGCCACCAGCTTCTATGGTGTTGTTGATCTTATGGCGATTCTGCCCACCTATCTGAGTATCTTTGTTCCGGGTGCCCAGTATCTACTGGTCATCCGCATTTTGCGGGTTTTGAGAATATTTCGAATTCTTAAACTGGTGCAATATCTGGGTGAGGCCCGGATGCTCACACAGGCATTGCGTGCCAGTCTGCGCAAAGTTATTGTCTTTCTGATTGCCGTATTGACGCTGGTGACCATTTTTGGCGCATTTATTTACCTGGTAGAAGATCCGCAACACGGTTTTACCAGCATACCCAAAAGTATTTACTGGGCCATCGTAACGCTGACCACCGTCGGCTACGGTGACATATCACCCCAGACCATTTTGGGCCAGTTGCTTTCGTCACTGATCATGATTATAGGATATGGTATTATTGCCGTTCCGACCGGCATTGTGACGGTAGAATTGGCGCAAGCATTCAAACGCCAGATCTCCACCCAGGCGTGTCCGGAGTGCAGTGCTGAAGGACATGATAAAGACGCCAAATATTGCAAGTATTGCGGCAGTAAATTATGA
- a CDS encoding FeoA family protein has product MRINMRNMSDNQAGTIASIKVAGELGRRIRDMGLVPGTEIKIQGRAPLNDPVALRVMGTTLTLRNNEADYIEVEVE; this is encoded by the coding sequence ATGCGAATCAATATGCGCAACATGAGCGATAATCAAGCTGGCACCATTGCCAGCATTAAAGTGGCTGGTGAGCTTGGCCGACGCATCCGCGACATGGGGCTGGTGCCGGGGACAGAGATTAAAATTCAGGGTCGCGCACCCTTGAATGACCCTGTGGCCTTAAGGGTCATGGGGACAACGCTGACGCTGCGCAATAATGAAGCCGACTACATCGAAGTGGAGGTTGAGTAA
- a CDS encoding GatB/YqeY domain-containing protein, which yields MSNRPNETYGWNPEMDTPLLEKLKADLKQSMLQKNVAARSAIRQIMAEFPKLTVPITLESGKESTRLKSGEEITDDDIIGIILGLAKSERLVLEAKDEDSSEYLAILKQYLPRMADREEVIAWIKENIDFSEYKNKMQAMGTIMKHFGKQADGKMVNEILKQWE from the coding sequence ATGAGCAACAGACCAAATGAGACCTACGGATGGAATCCGGAAATGGACACGCCTTTGCTGGAAAAGCTAAAAGCAGACCTGAAGCAGTCCATGCTGCAAAAAAACGTGGCCGCGCGCAGCGCCATCCGTCAAATTATGGCTGAATTTCCAAAACTGACGGTTCCGATTACCCTGGAAAGCGGTAAAGAATCCACCCGCCTTAAAAGCGGTGAAGAAATTACCGACGATGACATCATCGGTATCATTCTGGGATTGGCCAAGTCGGAGCGACTGGTCCTGGAAGCCAAAGACGAAGATTCTTCCGAATATCTGGCAATTCTTAAGCAGTATTTGCCCCGTATGGCCGACCGTGAAGAGGTCATTGCCTGGATCAAGGAGAACATTGATTTTTCCGAATACAAAAACAAAATGCAGGCGATGGGCACCATTATGAAGCATTTTGGCAAGCAGGCGGATGGTAAGATGGTCAATGAGATTCTGAAACAATGGGAGTAA
- a CDS encoding PaaI family thioesterase has translation MMRKPNPEYIKRLNNIANICPYFELLSMKLTDVGIGYAILEIELAKKHLQPFGVVHGGVFASIIDAAAFWSLYYGIEDPDTGLTTVDLKLNYLAPAVSGKLIARGRQIKVGRTLGYAEAQVVDQEGKVLAHGTSTVIILPGKAITADPPLPPKFIDA, from the coding sequence ATGATGAGAAAACCCAACCCTGAATACATAAAGCGCCTTAACAATATCGCTAACATCTGCCCTTACTTTGAATTGCTTTCAATGAAGCTAACGGACGTCGGCATTGGTTACGCGATCCTTGAAATCGAGCTGGCAAAAAAGCATTTACAACCCTTCGGTGTGGTCCATGGCGGTGTGTTTGCTTCGATCATCGATGCCGCCGCCTTTTGGTCCCTCTATTATGGAATAGAGGATCCCGATACGGGACTTACCACTGTAGATCTGAAATTAAACTATCTTGCACCGGCGGTATCCGGCAAGTTAATTGCCCGTGGACGTCAGATCAAAGTCGGCCGGACGCTGGGTTATGCAGAGGCTCAGGTTGTCGATCAGGAGGGCAAGGTCCTGGCGCACGGGACCTCGACGGTGATCATTTTGCCCGGCAAGGCCATTACCGCCGATCCACCGTTGCCCCCCAAATTTATTGATGCCTAG
- a CDS encoding sigma-70 family RNA polymerase sigma factor translates to MTAPKKANRKPIKDKDFELIRAINSGQFDRFPDLVKRYEQKLYNFSLRMCRDAADAEDTVQETFLNVFRYLKDFRYETKFKNWLYRVAASTCIKKRRRSKFAPQRELSLDEFYPQSEAEIPGQVPDWAQMPLDKVLSNELLDKINEAIVTLPEKYRLVIVLRDIEGFSTAETAQILNLSDANVKVRLHRARLFLRDRLKGYFENE, encoded by the coding sequence ATGACAGCACCCAAGAAAGCGAACCGCAAACCGATAAAAGATAAAGATTTTGAGCTTATTCGTGCCATCAATTCAGGCCAATTCGACCGATTTCCGGATCTTGTCAAGCGCTACGAACAAAAGCTTTACAATTTCAGCCTCAGAATGTGCCGGGATGCAGCTGATGCTGAAGATACGGTTCAGGAAACCTTTCTGAATGTTTTCAGATATTTGAAAGATTTCCGCTACGAAACGAAGTTCAAAAACTGGCTTTACCGCGTGGCTGCCAGTACGTGCATCAAGAAAAGACGAAGATCAAAGTTTGCACCCCAGCGGGAACTATCCCTGGATGAGTTTTATCCCCAGAGCGAAGCCGAAATTCCCGGCCAGGTTCCCGATTGGGCCCAAATGCCCCTGGATAAAGTGCTGAGCAATGAGCTTTTGGACAAGATTAACGAAGCCATTGTCACGCTGCCGGAAAAGTACCGACTCGTGATCGTATTGCGAGACATTGAAGGATTCAGTACCGCTGAAACCGCCCAGATTTTGAACTTATCCGATGCAAATGTGAAAGTCAGACTGCACCGGGCGCGTTTATTTTTGAGAGATAGGTTGAAAGGGTATTTTGAAAATGAATAA
- a CDS encoding MBL fold metallo-hydrolase — protein sequence MLNSNCVYRYLMMAILCMTALNCAAQAPPPDKPHHTANGFRNVHAYEENSFGDFIKWRRERAKMDIPGPESYDFPLAENDPDFLRQNREKITVTWIGHATVLLQVAGYNILTDPHFSERTSPVQWAGPKRAAPLGLALEDLPPIDIVLISHDHYDSLDEQSIKKLRQRPGGEKTRFYVPLRLKSWVAIRGIDQVVEMDWWDRQPDGDLEIIAVPVQHWSKRSVFSRNKTLWSGWVIKAKNFQFIFVGDTGYAPHFREIGEKLGPFDLAAIPIGAYEPRWFMKKHHVNPEESVQIHKDLRSKKSVAIHWGTFILTDEPLDEPPKRLASALKQNQIPQEDFAVLQHGQTIILE from the coding sequence ATGTTGAATTCAAATTGCGTTTATCGATATCTGATGATGGCTATTTTGTGCATGACGGCATTGAACTGTGCGGCTCAAGCGCCTCCGCCCGACAAACCCCATCATACGGCCAACGGCTTTAGAAATGTCCATGCCTATGAGGAAAACAGCTTTGGGGATTTCATCAAATGGCGGCGCGAACGTGCCAAAATGGATATCCCGGGCCCGGAAAGCTACGATTTCCCCTTGGCTGAAAACGATCCTGATTTCCTGAGACAGAATCGAGAGAAGATCACCGTGACCTGGATCGGACATGCCACCGTGTTGTTGCAGGTGGCAGGTTATAATATCTTAACGGATCCTCATTTTTCAGAGCGAACCTCACCGGTGCAGTGGGCCGGCCCGAAAAGAGCGGCTCCGTTGGGGTTGGCACTCGAAGATTTGCCGCCGATCGATATCGTTTTGATCTCCCATGACCACTATGATTCCCTGGATGAGCAATCCATCAAAAAATTGCGCCAAAGACCCGGAGGTGAAAAAACCCGTTTTTATGTACCCCTGCGGTTAAAGAGCTGGGTTGCCATCCGCGGTATCGATCAGGTGGTTGAGATGGACTGGTGGGACCGGCAACCGGACGGCGATCTCGAGATCATTGCAGTGCCGGTACAGCACTGGAGCAAGCGCAGCGTTTTTTCCAGAAATAAAACGCTGTGGTCCGGTTGGGTCATCAAAGCCAAGAACTTTCAATTTATTTTTGTGGGGGATACCGGGTATGCACCTCATTTCAGGGAAATTGGAGAAAAACTGGGCCCCTTCGATCTGGCAGCCATACCCATCGGCGCGTATGAGCCGCGCTGGTTTATGAAAAAACACCACGTCAACCCTGAAGAGTCGGTTCAAATCCACAAAGATCTTCGTTCCAAAAAATCAGTAGCCATACACTGGGGCACCTTTATTTTAACCGATGAGCCACTGGATGAGCCCCCCAAACGGCTGGCCAGCGCTCTAAAACAAAACCAGATTCCGCAAGAAGATTTTGCAGTGCTGCAGCACGGCCAAACCATCATCCTCGAATGA
- a CDS encoding DUF309 domain-containing protein produces MGVKAHGKFDPFTDRTARDIRNSLSDAFVETLDVMKLDAVTNAARRWREQNLASVYTAYIDARLLSYQRVFDTIRRDAINDPLQQALLIWNQGLFFEFHDHLEAIWKAESGDKRQALKGLIKAAGVYVHLEQDHQQAAESLAMKAHALLQQYRHCLSFIANTQALLDKLKSGQPDPPLLEMTSFDA; encoded by the coding sequence ATGGGAGTAAAAGCACACGGAAAGTTTGATCCGTTTACAGATCGAACGGCAAGAGATATCCGCAACTCGTTGTCCGATGCCTTTGTTGAGACGCTGGATGTCATGAAATTAGATGCGGTTACGAACGCCGCGCGTCGATGGCGCGAGCAAAACCTGGCATCCGTCTATACGGCTTACATTGATGCGCGCCTTCTCAGCTATCAGCGGGTTTTTGATACCATCCGCCGCGACGCTATTAATGACCCCTTGCAGCAGGCCCTGCTGATCTGGAACCAGGGCCTTTTCTTTGAGTTCCATGATCATCTGGAAGCCATCTGGAAGGCTGAATCCGGCGACAAACGGCAGGCCTTAAAAGGTTTGATCAAAGCCGCCGGTGTGTATGTCCACCTGGAGCAAGATCACCAGCAGGCGGCCGAAAGTCTGGCCATGAAAGCCCATGCTCTTTTGCAGCAATACCGTCATTGTCTGTCGTTTATTGCCAACACACAAGCGCTTCTGGATAAATTAAAATCCGGCCAACCGGATCCGCCCCTACTGGAAATGACTTCTTTTGATGCTTAA
- a CDS encoding TraB/GumN family protein has product MRQRLLIKYAFRFALFAFLFLTTFSANISELPAKTVTTQQTTKNCLWSIQTQSNNVYLLGSLHVLKQDSYPLAAAIESAFANSQRIVFETDIGAMQDPSMQGKMLALGMYPEGQNLFQNLAGNTRQQLKKKLSELGLPPEAFARFKPWFVALTLTTVELQRLGYNPLYGIDVYFFNKAKNGGKEIGFLEDPEYQINLLGNMTDTNQKDFLNQTLKDLELVSELAGDLVKNWKTGNADELHKLLHKSFKNYPDLNDRLLIQRNLKWVKEVEHAMGKNKNVLFVVGAGHLVGPESVVDLLRKKGYEVKQK; this is encoded by the coding sequence ATGCGACAGCGACTTCTGATAAAATACGCGTTTCGTTTTGCTTTGTTTGCCTTTCTCTTTTTAACAACTTTTTCGGCGAACATCTCAGAGCTGCCGGCAAAAACCGTCACCACCCAGCAGACCACAAAAAATTGTCTCTGGTCGATTCAAACCCAGTCGAACAATGTTTATCTGCTGGGATCTTTGCATGTCCTCAAACAGGATAGCTATCCGCTGGCTGCCGCCATCGAAAGCGCTTTTGCCAACAGCCAGCGGATTGTATTTGAAACCGATATCGGCGCCATGCAGGATCCGTCCATGCAGGGCAAAATGCTGGCGCTGGGGATGTATCCGGAAGGGCAGAACCTGTTTCAAAATCTTGCCGGCAATACCCGTCAACAGCTCAAGAAAAAATTGAGTGAGCTCGGCCTACCCCCGGAGGCATTTGCACGATTCAAACCCTGGTTTGTGGCCCTTACATTAACCACCGTGGAATTGCAGCGCCTGGGTTACAATCCCTTATACGGGATTGATGTTTATTTTTTTAACAAGGCTAAAAATGGCGGTAAGGAAATCGGCTTTTTGGAAGACCCGGAGTATCAAATAAATTTGCTAGGCAACATGACAGACACGAATCAAAAAGATTTTTTAAACCAGACGTTAAAGGACTTGGAATTGGTCAGTGAACTGGCTGGTGATCTGGTGAAAAATTGGAAAACCGGCAATGCCGACGAGCTGCATAAGCTTTTGCACAAAAGCTTTAAGAATTATCCGGATTTGAATGATCGCCTGCTGATACAGCGCAATCTAAAATGGGTGAAAGAAGTCGAACACGCTATGGGCAAAAATAAAAATGTTCTTTTTGTGGTGGGTGCCGGCCATCTGGTCGGCCCCGAAAGTGTTGTCGATTTATTAAGAAAAAAGGGGTATGAGGTCAAACAAAAATGA
- a CDS encoding metal-dependent transcriptional regulator: MRRLKTLSANMEDYLEAIFHISAEKQAARAKDIADRMAVNKSSVTGALRSLSEKGLVNYAPYDIITLTAKGKKRAAEIVRRHAALKEFFVKILLIDPDEAEEASCRVEHAVSKNIIDRLIRFVEFMEICPRGGKEWIKGFQRHCENGDTAKLCGDYIAVCLEDLKKRERQMASLQNRQS; the protein is encoded by the coding sequence ATGCGCCGTTTAAAAACGCTCAGTGCCAATATGGAAGATTATCTGGAGGCCATCTTCCACATTTCGGCGGAAAAACAGGCCGCCAGAGCCAAAGATATCGCGGACCGGATGGCGGTCAACAAATCTTCTGTCACTGGAGCTTTGCGTTCGCTTTCCGAAAAAGGCCTGGTCAATTATGCGCCTTACGATATTATTACCCTGACCGCCAAAGGCAAAAAACGGGCGGCCGAAATAGTAAGACGGCATGCTGCGCTCAAAGAATTTTTTGTCAAAATCCTGTTAATTGATCCAGATGAGGCCGAGGAAGCGTCCTGCAGGGTCGAGCACGCCGTTTCTAAAAACATTATCGATCGGCTGATTCGCTTTGTCGAATTTATGGAAATCTGTCCCCGGGGCGGCAAAGAATGGATCAAGGGATTCCAGCGCCATTGCGAAAACGGCGATACGGCCAAGCTATGCGGCGACTACATCGCGGTGTGTCTTGAGGATCTGAAAAAAAGAGAGCGGCAAATGGCTTCTTTGCAGAACCGTCAGTCTTGA
- a CDS encoding anti-sigma factor, with product MNKDEHDHKHCLELFEKLSEYLDHELDEVTCQDIEKHIKECVPCFVCLQTLKRTIDLCKQTENRSVPEEFSKRLKDVIQNMPNPGPTAK from the coding sequence ATGAATAAAGATGAGCACGATCATAAACACTGCCTGGAGCTGTTTGAAAAGCTTTCCGAGTATCTGGATCATGAACTGGATGAAGTGACCTGCCAAGACATCGAAAAACACATCAAAGAATGCGTGCCGTGCTTTGTATGCCTGCAGACCCTTAAACGGACCATTGACCTGTGCAAACAGACCGAAAATAGATCGGTCCCAGAAGAATTCTCAAAAAGGCTGAAAGACGTCATTCAAAATATGCCCAACCCCGGCCCGACAGCCAAATAA
- a CDS encoding 4Fe-4S dicluster domain-containing protein, which produces MATAAGLAADSIPGAAAASRPEEKTQLATLLDISKCIGCGACVEACNETNAHKYPIPQKPFPKMVPSRAKVSDWSDKRDVTERLTPYNWLFIQQASVDINGEETELTIPRRCMHCINPPCVKLCPWGAAKQLENGISRIDPEICLGGSKCNAVCPWDIPQRQTGVGLYLDILPNFAGNGVMFKCDRCYDQVEAGQLPACIDACPEDVQTIGPRDEIIKQAHQLAKEMNGYIYGETENGGTNTLYVSPVPFGALDDAIEKGKGKPHLAPVSDRMADANNLAAAMVIAPLAGIAAAARKIYNYTRKTQEERA; this is translated from the coding sequence ATGGCAACGGCAGCCGGTCTGGCAGCCGACAGCATTCCGGGTGCCGCTGCAGCTTCACGACCCGAAGAAAAAACACAACTGGCCACCTTGCTGGACATTAGCAAATGCATCGGCTGCGGTGCGTGTGTGGAAGCCTGTAACGAAACCAATGCCCATAAATATCCGATTCCCCAGAAGCCCTTTCCCAAAATGGTTCCTTCCCGGGCCAAGGTATCGGATTGGTCCGACAAAAGAGATGTTACCGAGCGGCTGACGCCTTACAACTGGCTTTTTATTCAGCAGGCCAGCGTCGATATCAATGGTGAAGAAACCGAATTGACGATTCCGCGCCGCTGCATGCACTGCATAAACCCGCCCTGTGTTAAACTGTGCCCCTGGGGTGCAGCCAAACAGCTCGAAAACGGAATTTCCAGAATAGACCCGGAGATCTGCCTGGGCGGCTCCAAATGCAATGCGGTCTGCCCCTGGGATATTCCGCAGCGCCAAACCGGAGTAGGATTGTATCTGGACATTCTGCCCAACTTTGCCGGAAACGGTGTGATGTTTAAATGCGACCGCTGCTATGATCAGGTTGAGGCCGGCCAACTGCCTGCCTGTATTGATGCCTGCCCGGAGGATGTCCAAACCATCGGACCGCGCGATGAGATCATAAAACAAGCCCATCAACTGGCCAAAGAGATGAATGGTTATATCTACGGTGAAACCGAAAACGGCGGCACCAACACCCTTTACGTTTCGCCGGTTCCCTTCGGGGCCCTGGACGATGCCATTGAAAAAGGAAAAGGCAAACCACACCTGGCGCCCGTTTCCGATCGGATGGCGGATGCCAATAACCTGGCCGCTGCCATGGTGATCGCCCCGTTGGCCGGAATCGCGGCCGCCGCCAGGAAGATTTACAACTATACAAGAAAAACCCAAGAGGAGCGTGCCTGA